The DNA window GACTCGCCCGCCATGTGTCCGATGTCGGCATGGGTGAGCTGCGCCGCCAGCTGGAGTACAAGGCCTCCTGGCACCAGCGCCGGCTGGCGGTGGCCAACCGGTGGTTTCCCCCTCGAAGGTGTATTCCGCGTGCGGCGTGGTGAAAGCCGAACTGCGCTCGTCCACGCGGATCTTTTCCTGTGATGCCTGCGGTCTGCGCCTGGACCGCGTCCTCAACGCCGCCCGCAACCTCGCCGCCCTCGTGGCCGAGGTCACGGGAAGCACGTCCACGGAGAGCTGAGCCGGGACGCTGAACACGCCCGCTGAAAACCCGTGTACGACCGCCGCACCCGAGGGTGTCTTGGGTAGCGGGTACCGCGCCACGGGAAGACCCCGCCCCAGGGCGGCGGGGTCAACGCTGCGCTGCAAGGTGACAGCTCAGGAACACTGTCACACGTTTCCTGAACGGTGCGAGTGGTGTCACCCCGCCCGGGGCGGTGCCGGAGGGGCCAGGGCTGGGAAACTCTGGGGTAGGAGAAGCGTTTCCCGTGGCAGCGGAGACGCATGTCAGCGACGACAGACGATGAAGGCGGAAGATGATCCCCGACCAGCGCCGCGAGCATATCCTCAAGCTGCTGCAGGAGCGGCACGTCCTGAGCATCAACGAACTCACGTCCATGTTGTCCGTCTCACACATGACGGTGCGGCGGGACATCCAGGCGTTGGAGAACGACGGCAGGGTGTTGTCGGTCACGGGCGGGGTGCGTCTGGCCGCGAGGCTGAAGAGCGAACCGTCGTACCTGGCCAAGGCTCAGCTTGAGGTGCCGGCCAAGCGTGCTATCTCCAAGGCGGCCTCCGAGCTGGTGCGGGAGAACTTCACCATCTTCCTCGACGCGGGAACCACGGCTCTGCAGATGGTTCCGATGCTCACGGAAAAGGTGGGGCTGACTGTCGTGACCAACGATTTCAACGTGGTCGGACACCTCATGGAGTACCCGGGCATCGAGCTGATCCACACCGGGGGAGTGGTGTCCCATGCTGACCACTCCTCCGTGGGGCAGTTCACCGCGGACTTCCTGCGCAGGGTCAACGTCGACCTCGCGTTCATCGCCAGCAGCTCCTGGGACGTCGAACGCGGTTCGACCACCCCTTCCGAGCAGAAGGTGGTGGCCAAGCAGCAACTGTTGCGGATCGCCTCCAAGAGCGTGCTCACGGTGGACAGCACGAAGTACGGGAAGTTCGGTACCTTCCGGGTGGCGAACCTGGAGGAGTTCGACCTCATCATCACCGACGACCGCCTCTCGCAGTCAGCGGCGGAGGCCATACAGTCCCGTGACATCCAACTGCGGACCGTCTCTCCCGAGTAGGCGACTCTCCCCGGGACCGTCCACGCCGTAGCCGTCCGGCTGCGGCCCTCCTCAGTCCTCGCCGGTGTCCGGCTCCGCCGGGCAGAAAAGCTCGAGCTGGATCCCGTCGGGGTCGTTGAAGCTGAGCATGGAGCCGTAGTCGGAGTGGACGATGGGAGAGGGATCGATGTCCAACTCCGTCAGGTGCTCCTCCCAACTCTCCAACTCACCCAGACAACTGACCTGGAAGGACACGTGGTCCACACCGGCACGCCGGTGGTCGAACTTGGCTTTGAACTGGTCCTTGTGTTGGGTGACGCCGAGAACGATGCCGCACGGGTGGCGGCACTCGGTGTGCAGCCACTGCTTGCCGTCGCGTGTCTTGAACTCGGAGAAGCCCAGGACGGAACGGTAGAACTCCAGGCTGGCATCACGGTCGCGCACCGAGAGCGTAATGTGCGCGACACCGGTTACACGGGGCACGGTTACCTCTTTCCGGCGGCGCTGCGACCGAACTTTGCGTGGCGGAAACAGCGTAAGCACGCTGCCCGACTCTATTCCTCTCGACCGGCTGCGCAAACAGCTATTAACGGATGGTTAACGCGGGCTCCCGGCCCGAGCGCGGGAACGTCACCGAGACACGCCGAAGTCGGGGGTCAGAGCCGTGCTGCGGTAGCCCTCTGCCGCAGTGCTTTTGACCCCTGCGGCTCGGGCGCCAGAGGAACCGCTCCCGGCCCGTCGCTCCGCAGCGCGGTCTTTGTCCCGGACACACCGGTGGACCCGTGGCAGGGGCCGCTACCCCCGTGAGGGCTGGTCCGTTGCGAGGGGATGGGCGCGTTCTCCCCGTCCGCCCTCGGACCGGGTGGGTTGCCCACGTGGCGTTCAGTACCCTCGTGCGGTTCCGCACATGCCGCAGGCGGTGTGGTCCTTGGGATTGTTGATCCCACAGCGCGAGCAGACCCAGTTGACAGCTGCTTTCCACATGGCGTGTTCTCCTCGACGTCCCAGTGCCCGTCCAGTACGGCTGACGGTTACGGCACCGTCTCCTAAAGGGACAGCCCTCCAGGATTCGCCCAGGGGCGCCCTGGCCTTTCGGGGGGGGGGTGCCGGTACCGCCGGGAGGGGGATGGCGGCACTGCGGTGACTGACCGGTACACCGAGCACTCTAGTAACACGTTTCGTACCCGGAGAACGGGAAGACCTTTTACGGGGGAAACCGAGCGACAGGCAGGTTGCGGCGGTTCTGGAAGAATCGGCTCCCATGCATGACACATCCGCCTTGCGCGTCGTGACTGTTTTTCTCGGCCCAGGGGACACGGGTGGCAACCTGTTGGGCGTTCTGACGGAGGCCTCGGGGCTGGACCAGCGCCGTCGTCAGACGATCGCCGCTGATCTGGGGTACGCGGAGACCGTGTTCCTGGAGGACGCCGCCTCGGGTGCGCTGCGTATCCATACCCCGGAGGAGGAGCTCCCGCTGGCAGGTCATCCTCTCGTCGGTACCTCCTGGCTGCTGGGCGACCGGTGCCCCAGCGAGCTCAACCCGCCAGCGGGCCCCGTTCCCACCTGGAACGAGGGGGCAATCACCTGGATCCGTGCCGATCCCGCCTCGGCTCCTAGCTACGACATCCGGCAGTTGCCCACCCCGGACGACGTCGACGCTGTCGCGGACGGTGTCTCCGAGTCGAAACTGCACGTGTGGGCCTGGGAGGACGAGGAAGCGGGGCAGGTCCGGGCCCGCGTGTTCCCTGTCGTGGGCGGAACCAGGGAGGACGAGGCCACGGGATCCGCCGCCCTGCGGCTGGGTGCGCTGCTCGGGCGCCCGTTGGCGGTCCGGCAGGGAACCGGGTCCAGGATCGACCTCCGCCCCGGCCCCGACGGCCTCGTCGACGTGGGCGGGCGATGCGCCCTGGTGGAGACCCGCGACCACCCGTTGTCGTGAGGCCGACCGTCACGGGGCAGGCCGGACGGTTCGGCCCGACCACGGCCCCGGCACGGTGCGGGAACCGCCTGGCCGCCCCCGTGGTGGAACCTCACCGTTTCGCCTCCGCGTGCCACGCACAGGCCCCGGTGTTGCCTAAAAGGGCGTGATGCCCGGCGCCCCGTGCCGGTTCGTTCCGGGTCCACACGCCTAGGATCGTTGTCAAGGGCATCGGAGGTGGAAGGTGGAAGGTCATGACGGCGACGCGGTTGCTCGTACTGGGTGCGATGCGTGCCTTCGAGCAGGCGCACGGTTACCAGGTGCGTCGGGAACTGCTCGGTTGGGGAGTCCAACACTGGGCCAACGTCAAGCCCGGTTCCGTGTACCACGCCCTGCGCCAGCTCGCGAAAGCCGGAATGGTGCACAGTGCCGGGGTGGAGGGCAGCAACGAGGGGCCGGAGCGCGTGCTGTATGAGTTCACCGAGCAGGGGGAGGAGGAGTTCTTCCGTCTCTTGCGCACGGCCCTGTCGGACGGGGATGCCAAGCCCGAGTTCTTCAGTGCCGGGATCACGTTCATGCCCACGCTGGACCGCAGGACCGTCGTGTCCCTGCTCCGGTTTCGTCTCGCCCGGCTCGAGACCTCCCACGCGGAACTGGTCGAGTGGACGGAGGGCGAGGGGATCGCTGGAAAGCCCGCCCACATCTGGGAACTCTTCCAGTGGTGGAGATACGACATGCAGGCCGACTGCGACTTCACCCGGGACATGCTCCGGCGCGTTGAGGGGGGAGCCTACGAGCTGGCCGACGACGTGGCCGTCCCGTTCGGGAAGGGGCCGGGTTCCGGCGGCGGAGGGCCGTAGGTCCTGTTTTTCGGACGCTTGTCCTGCTGCGCGCCGCCCCGGCACGCCGCCCGGCGGCGTTCTCGTCGGTCGGCGGAGGGTCCGCTCCGCCTCCCTGGCCGGCCGTGCCGGGCGGCACCGGAGACGCCGCTCGCGGCGAACAGCGTCCAAAAACAGGACCTAACGGGCGAGTCCCTCGGTAAAAAATTTTGACTAGTTGGGTCAGGGAGGCTTAGTTTGACGCTAGTCAAATTTGTTTACGGAGGAACTGTGATCCACACGCGGGAACTCACACGGAACTTTCGGGCCAACGGTGAAACCGTCCCAGCGGTGCGCGGTGTCGACATCGATGTCGACGCGGGAGAGCTCGTCTCCTTCCTCGGACCGAACGGGGCGGGAAAGAGCACCACCATCCGCATGCTCACCACACTGTTACTGCCGACCTCGGGAAGGGCGCTCGTCGCCGGACACGACGTCGTCACCGAGCCGCGTGCCGTGCGGCGCGGTATCGGCTACGTGGGACAGGGGAACAGCGCGGGAGAGGACCAGCGCGTCGGTGAGGAGCTCGTCACCCAGGGGCGCTGTTACGGGATGTCGGCCTCCGAGGCCCGCAGCCGGGCCGGGGACCTGCTGGACATGCTGGAACTCAGCAGTGTCGCGAAGCGCAACGTGACGAAGCTGTCCGGGGGACAGCGCCGACGCCTCGACATCGCCATGGGGCTCATCCACCGTCCCGCCCTGCTCTTCCTGGACGAGCCCTCCACCGGGCTGGACCCGCACAGCAGAGCCAACCTGTGGGAGCACATCCAGCGGCTACGCCGGGATGAGGGCACGACGATCGTCCTCACCACGCACTACCTGGACGAGGCGGACGCCGTATCCCAGCGGCTCCTGGTGGTCGACCACGGCACCGTGATCGCCGACGGGAGCCCGGACGAGCTCAAGGAGAGGGTGGACGGCGACCAGATCTCCCTCACCACCGGCACACCCGACGCCGCACAGCACGCGGCCAAGGTGGCCGGCGGTATGCCGGGAACGCGCCGTGCCGAGGTGGACAGCCACGACGAGACGACGGTGCGGCTACGGGTCGACCGCGGTGACAAGGCCCTACCGGAGTTGCTGCGCACGCTCGACACCGCGGGAATCGAACCGGGGACCATCCAGGTCCACCGCCCGACGCTGGACGACGTCTTCCTCTCCCTCACCGGCCGCAGCCTGCGCGAGAACGCCGCGTAGGTGACCACCCCCGAACCCAGGAGACTTCTCGATGCGTATCCTCCACGACACGTGGCTCATCTTCGTGCGCCAGATGCGTCCCACCCTGCGCAACCCCGTGGCCGTGTTCGTGTTCGGCATGCTCCAACCGGTGCTGTACCTGGCGCTGTTCGGTCCGCTGCTCTCCGGCATGCCGGGAGCGCTGGGATCGGACTCCTGGCAGTGGTTCGTTCCGGGGTTGCTGGCCATGCTCGGCTTGTTCGGCACCGCGTTCGCCGGGTTCGGGCTGCTGCCCGAACTGCGGTCCGGTTCGCACGAGCGGCTGTTGACGACCCCGGTCAGCCGGGTGGCGCTACTGTTGGGACGTGTTCTGCGCGACATCACGGTGCTGCTGGTGCAGGCCGTGATCGTGATCGCGGCCGCCGTCCCGTTCGGCTTCGACCCCTCGTTCCCCGGGGCGGTTCTCGGACTGCTGCTGCTCGCCCTCCTCGGCGTCGGGCTGGGGATCTTCTCCTACTTGGCAGCGATGGTGGCCCGGGAGGAGTACATCTTCGCGGGCATACTGCAGACCGTGAGCCTGCCACTGATCCTGCTGTCGGGAATCCTGCTGCCGATGGATCTCGCACCGGACTGGCTCTACGCGGTGTCCCGGGCGAACCCGATCGTTTACGTCGTGGAGGCGGAACGCGCGCTGTTCGCCGGGGATCTCTCCGCCCCCTCGGTGGCCTACGGCGGAATGGTGGCCGTCGCGGTCACCGCGGTCGCCCTGGTGTTCGGAAGCCGGAGGATGCGCCGTATCAACACGTGACCCGGGTCCGGGAGAGAGGTCAGCCCCGCCGCAGCAGGTTGGCCGCCGCCACACCCACGGAGAGGACCGTCATGATGACGGCCATGGTGTGTAGCCCACCGTCCGTGACTCCGGTGCCGAAAGCGACACCGATCGCCGCCGAGGCGGTGATCGAACCGAGGAAACGGAACGTCTGGAACAGTCCGGACGCGGTGCCGATGTGGTCGGCGGGTGCCGCGCGGTACATGAGGGACTGCAACCCCAGGTTGTTGAACGCGTTCGGCAGCCCGAGCAGCGCCGCGAGTGTGACCACTGCCCACACCGGCGTTGACGTGTCCGTGAGCAGGAGTGTGGTGGAGCCGGCGAGGAGGAGCAGGCTTCCGCTCGTGAGTACGACCCGCTCTCCCCTGGTCTGCAACAGTCGCGTGACCAGGGGCATCACCAGGACACTGATGCCGGCGAGCGGAAGCACGATCATTCCGGCCAGACCCGCGTCCTTCCCTCGCGCTCCCTGCAGCCACTGCGGCAGCCCGATGAAGCCCATGTAGAACACGACGCTGACGCCGGTGTTCTGCGCGAACACTCCCACCAGCCGCCGGTTGCCACCGATCGCGGCGAGGTCGATGAACGGCGTGGTGGCGCGCCGTTCGCGCAGGAGGAAGGCGGCCCCGGAGAGCAGGGTGAGCGGGAGAAACAACCAGCGCGGTTGTTGGGAGAGCGAGAGGAGGAACCCCACCAGCGAGCCCAGCGCCAGTACGAAGGCGGCGATCCCGGGAAGGTCGAGTTCGGCGAGCAGGCTGCTCCGTGAGGACGGCGGACGTGCGGGGACGGCTGGTAGGAGGGAGAACGCCAGCACGATACCGAGCAACGTGACCGGGATGTTGACCAGCCAGATCGCCTGCCATCCCCAGGTGGACACCAGCAGTCCGCCCAGGACCGGGCCGAACGCCGCGCTGCTGGAGTTGGCGGTGGCCACGGCCGCCATCGCCGCCTGTGGGGGGCCACCGGCGAGCGTGGCGCGGAACACCGCCATCGCCGCTGGGAAAGCGACCGACGTTCCCACGGCGAGTAGTACGCGGGCGGCCACCAGGAACCATATGTTGGGGGCCAGCGGCGCGGCCGCGGAGGTCACACAGACGAGCAGTAGCCCGGCTACGAACACCCGGCGGGCTCCGAAGCGGTCGGCGAGGCGCCCCATGAGCGGCAGGCAGACGGTGGCGGCGAGGTAGAAACCGGAGATGAGCCAGGTGGCGGTGGCGAGGCCGGTGCCGTAGTGCCGTTCGATGGGCACGAGCGCCAGCGCGATCATCGACGAGTTCAACGCGTTGAGCAGCGTCCCCGGAACGACACCGGCGACGAGCCGGCGCGGCGTGCTCTCCATCGCGATGGTCCCTCAACTCGCGGCTCCGGTTGCCCAGCGGCAGGACCGGGTCGTGATCACTCGGGTCGGCTGACCTCGCGCCACCATACGGGACTGGAGAGCACCATGGTGCTCGAGGGGCGGCCGTGCTCGGAGAGGCGGTCGATGACGTCCTCGAAGTGCGGCATGGAACGGACCGCGACGAAAAGCACGCAACACGCGTCTCCCGTGACACGGTGCAGCTGGAGGATCTCCGGGCGGGACATGGTCTCCGCGTCGCGGAGCAGACACCGTGGCCCGAAGCACTCCATCCGGACCAGGGCGGTCACGGGCAGGCCCGCGGCGGCCGGGTCGACGTGCGCGTGGTAACCGGTGAGCACCCCGCTGTCGTGCATGCGGCGTACCCGTTCGGTGACGGCGGGGGCGGACAGGTTCACCCGGCGCGAGAGCTCGTTGAACGAGAGCCGGGCGTCGGCCTGTAGCTCGGCGAGGATCTGCCAATCGACACTGTCCAGCATGGTTTCCAATTGTAACCCTTACTTCTGTATTTCCTTGTGGAAGGAAGGAGAAAATCGGAAACCGGTTGTTCTGCGTCATTCATTTCGCGGGTGATGTGTCGCATGCTGACAACAGGCCGGTACCGGGGCGCAACCGTGCCGGTTGTGACGGCGTTCGCCCAGGCGGGAAAGAGGTGCCATCGATGGTTGCCACGTCGCAGGAGCCGTGGCGTTCTCCCACGGATACCGGCCAGTCCGGTCGAGGAGACGGGGATCCCTCGCTCGCCGCCGGTCAGGCCGTCGGCTACATGCGCTACGGCGGGATCGACACGCTGCTCACCCTGCAGCGGCCGTTGAGCAGCGAACCGGAGGAGTACTCCTTCCTCGTCACGACCCAGGTGATGGAACTGCTGTTCGCTCTGGTGCGGCAGCGCTGGGAACGGGCGCGGGATGAGCTGGAGGCGGACAGTGTCACCCGGGCCTGCGCCGAGCTGCGCCGCGCGCACCACGCCCAGGACGTGCTCGTCCAGTCGTGGCAGCTTCTGGAGACGCTGACACCCACCGAGTTCGCGCGGTTCCGGGAGGAACTGGGGGCGGCCTCCGGGTTCCACTCCCCGAACTATCGCCACCTGGAGTTCCTCCTGGGCAACAAGTCCGCCGCCATGGTGCGGCCCTACGACGGGATGCCGGAGATCAGCGCCCCGCTGGAACAGGCCCTGATACAACCGGGCCTCTACGACGCCGCCCTGCGGCTGTTGCGCCGCGCTGGCCTACCGGTCCCTGCCGAACGGGCCGAACGGGACTGGAGCCAGCCCTACACTCCCCACACCGAGGTGGAGCGTGCCTGGGCGGAGGTGTACGCCGACGACCGGCCGGAGAACGAGCTTTTCACGTTGGCGGAGACACTGGTGGACACTGCCGAGCGGGTCACCCGGTGGCGGCACCGGCACCTGATGGCGGTCAAACGTTCGTTGGGAGCCAAGCCGGGGACGGGCGGCTCGGCCGGTCTGGAATGGCTGGCCAGAAACGCCCAGCAGGACGTGTTCCCGGAACTGTGGTCGCTGCGCGGCAACATCTGAGACATTCGGGTTCTGCGTAACGGAAGGGAATGCGGTGACGAGGAACACTCCCACGCGCGAGGAGTGCGCACGGCTGGACGCCCGGGACCCGCTCGCCCGGTTCCGTTCCGAGTTCGTACTTCCCGAGGGAACCATCTACCTCGACGGCAACTCCCTGGGTGCCCTGCCCGCAGCCACGCCGGAGCGGGTGGCGGCACTGGTGGAGCAGGAGTGGGGGCAGCACCTCGTACGGAGCTGGAACGACGCGGGGTGGTGGGAGAAACCCCGGGACCTGGGGGCGAAGGTGGCACCGCTCATCGGTGCTGCCGCGCACGAGGTGGTCGTGGGGGACGGGACCTCGGCGAACCTGTTCAAGGTGCTCGTCGCCGCGCTGCGGTTGAACCCCCGACGTCGTGTCGTGGTGGGTGAGTCGGGCAACTTCCCCACCGACCTGTACATCACCCAGGGCGTGACGGAGCTGATGGGGGTCTCCGAACGCCGGTACGACCCGCGACGACAGAGCCTGCGTGAGGCGCTGGCCCCCGGGGACGCGGCAGTGGTGCTCCTCAGCCACGTCGACTACCACACGGGGGAGCTGCGCGACATGGCGGAGATCACCCGCATGGCGCACGAGAGCGGGGCGCTGGTGGTCTGGGACCTGTGCCACAGCGTAGGAGCTCTCCCGGTCCACCTGTCGGAGTGCGGCGTCGACTTCGCTGTCGGCTGTACGTACAAGTACCTCAACGGTGGCCCGGGAGCGCCGGCTTTCACGTACGCGGCGGAACGGCACCACGACACGGCACGCCAGCCGCTCTCCGGGTGGCACGGTCACGCGCGCCCGTTCGACTTCGCCGGCGAGTACCAGCCCGCCGAGGGCGCCACCCGTTTTCTCAGCGGTTCGCAACCGCTCGTGGCCGACGCCGCGCTCGAGGCCAGTCTGGACATGTGGCTCCGCGCCGACCTGGGCGAGGTGCGTGCGAAGAGCCTCGCCATGACCGAGCTGTTCATCGAACTCACCGCTGCGGCGGGGTTCGGGGTGGTGACCCCGCTGCCAGCGGCTCGACGCGGCAGCCAGGTCTCGCTGTCCCATCCCGATGGCTACCCCGTCATGCAGGCGCTGATCGAGCGCGGTGTGATCGGGGACTTCCGTGCTCCGGACGTGCTGCGTTTCGGTTTCACTCCGCTTTACGTGGGCTACGTGGACGTTTTCGACGCGGCGGCCTGCCTACGGGACGTGGTGGAGACCGGTGTGTGGCGCGCTCCGCGCTTCTCCCGCCGCTCACAGGTGACCTGAGGCCGGCGTCCGTGACCCCACGGTGAGACTCGGATCACACCCGGGTGTGGCAGAGCTCCCAGTTGCTGCTGTTTTGCCTTTCGATTCCCCTATGTGCCGGAAGTTTGGCATGCGCATAAAGAGGGAACCCCGCGGCAATTCATATTTTTACCCGATCTCCTTGCTTGTTTTACTTTTTCATGGGTTAGAGTCTTTCGTGATCGGTTCGTGATCTGGAGTTGACGATCGGATCACCACCGATGCCGGGCCCCGGACGTGCCACACGTCCGGGAAAGAGACCCCCATCCACAGCGGGCGGGCACACTTCCCGTGCCCAGGGCCATCCTCTCCATCGATGGCGGACACGCCCGTGCGTCTGCCGCCCCAGTCGCGGTAAACCCCAGGCATAAGACGGTTTTTACCCGCCCGAACGGCGGGTTCAGGACACCTGTGCCTCTTGTGCTGCCGGTCTCGCTCGGCCCCGTTCCCCGACCTGGTTTTGATTCATGAGTTCTGACAATCCTGTACAGACCGGCGAAGTAAAAGCTTCCTATTTCTGGGACGACGGATCCGGAATCAACGGAGACACTGGTGCTCCCGCGTCCGGAGAGCCGATGCAGAAGGGGCTCTTCGCCAGCCCGAGCTGGCCCCTCGGAACCGAGGGCTACGTCGAGTACAACGGAAAGAAGGCCGACTTCTTCATCGGAGACCGCGGCCCGGGGCATCCGGCTGAGGGCTGCGATGTCCTGCTCGACCTGGACGGCAAGACGTTCGCCGAGCTGACCGACTCCTCGTGGAACTCCGACAGCCTCACCGTCAGCGGCGGCCAGGGCCACCTCGAGGACCTCAGTTACACCATCACCAAGTGGGGAGACGGCCACGGCGACGAGGGTGCCCCGCACCCCATGGGCTCCCCCAACGAGAAGTGCGACGGCGCTGTGTCGCAGCTCCCGGAGGAAGAGGAAGCGGCCGACGGGAAGGACAAGGAGCAGCAGAAGTCCGACCCGCAGCCGCAGGACAACGAGCAGCAAAAGGCCGAGCAGGGCCAGCAGGAGGAGCAAGCCCAGCCCGAGGAGGATCAGCAGGAAGCCGAGGGCCAGCCACAGGAGCAGCAGGAGGCTGACGGGCAACCGGAAGACGAGTCCTCCGATGGCAGCAGTACCCAGGCCGAAACCGCAGCAAACGACATGTCGGGCATATCTTTGGTGGGGAACGATCTCCCCCTCGCGTCCGGCGCTCTGCTGCTGGCGCTCCTTCCCGCCCTCCTCGTGGCGTTCATCTTCGCCAAGCGTCCCAGTGCCGTGTTCAGCGCGGCCGGCGGGAACAACAGCGGCCGTCACCGCCTCGCCTCACTACGCACCATCGAGGGCTGGCGTCGGCTGCCGTCCACCCTGGCGACCGAGGGGCGCCGTTACGCGCAGTCGGTCCGGGAGTCGGACGGGGTGCGCCGTGCCCAGGAACGCGCGGCCCAGACCTGGCAACGTGTCACCTCCGGGTTGCGCAAGTAATCCGACGGATCACGTGTACCTGCCCTGAACCCGCAGGGGCCCGTGCCGGCTCAGACGTCGTCCAGCAGCACCGCCGGCCGTTCCACGCAGTCGGCGACGAAACGGAGGAAGCCGCCTGCCTGGCCACCGTCACAGACCCGATGGTCGAACGCCAGGGTCAGCTCGGTGACCGGACGAACCTCGAGCTGGTCACCGCACACCCACGGCCGGTTGACGATCCGGCCCATACCGAGGATGGCGGCTTCCGGATGGTTGATGACCGCAGCGGAACCGTCGACACCGAAAACCCCGTAGTTGTTCACGGTGAAGGTGCCGCCGCTCAGCTCGGCGGGTGCCAGGGAGCCCGAACGCGCGGCTTCCGTCCGCTGCCGCAACTCGGCGGAGAGCTCCCGTAGGCTCCTGTGCTGCGCGCCGTGGAGGACGGGCACGAGAAGTCCCCGGGAAGTCTGGGCGGCAAAACCCAGGTTGACACCGGAGAACCGCACGACCTCCTCACGCGCGGCGTCGAACCGGGAGTTGAGCTCCGGGAAGCGCCGCAGCCCGAGCAGGCAGAACTTCGCCAGAAGGCCGAGCACGCTCACCGGCCGTTGGGGGTCGGAGGCGTTCAGAGCGGAACGGGCGTCCAGCATGCCGGTGGCGTCAGCGTCCACCCACACCGTCGCCTCGGGAATCTCCCGGCGGGAGCGGGCGACCCGTTCGGCCATGGCGCGGTG is part of the Haloactinospora alba genome and encodes:
- a CDS encoding DeoR/GlpR family DNA-binding transcription regulator, which gives rise to MIPDQRREHILKLLQERHVLSINELTSMLSVSHMTVRRDIQALENDGRVLSVTGGVRLAARLKSEPSYLAKAQLEVPAKRAISKAASELVRENFTIFLDAGTTALQMVPMLTEKVGLTVVTNDFNVVGHLMEYPGIELIHTGGVVSHADHSSVGQFTADFLRRVNVDLAFIASSSWDVERGSTTPSEQKVVAKQQLLRIASKSVLTVDSTKYGKFGTFRVANLEEFDLIITDDRLSQSAAEAIQSRDIQLRTVSPE
- a CDS encoding VOC family protein; this encodes MPRVTGVAHITLSVRDRDASLEFYRSVLGFSEFKTRDGKQWLHTECRHPCGIVLGVTQHKDQFKAKFDHRRAGVDHVSFQVSCLGELESWEEHLTELDIDPSPIVHSDYGSMLSFNDPDGIQLELFCPAEPDTGED
- a CDS encoding PhzF family phenazine biosynthesis protein, producing MHDTSALRVVTVFLGPGDTGGNLLGVLTEASGLDQRRRQTIAADLGYAETVFLEDAASGALRIHTPEEELPLAGHPLVGTSWLLGDRCPSELNPPAGPVPTWNEGAITWIRADPASAPSYDIRQLPTPDDVDAVADGVSESKLHVWAWEDEEAGQVRARVFPVVGGTREDEATGSAALRLGALLGRPLAVRQGTGSRIDLRPGPDGLVDVGGRCALVETRDHPLS
- a CDS encoding PadR family transcriptional regulator; amino-acid sequence: MTATRLLVLGAMRAFEQAHGYQVRRELLGWGVQHWANVKPGSVYHALRQLAKAGMVHSAGVEGSNEGPERVLYEFTEQGEEEFFRLLRTALSDGDAKPEFFSAGITFMPTLDRRTVVSLLRFRLARLETSHAELVEWTEGEGIAGKPAHIWELFQWWRYDMQADCDFTRDMLRRVEGGAYELADDVAVPFGKGPGSGGGGP
- a CDS encoding ATP-binding cassette domain-containing protein; translation: MIHTRELTRNFRANGETVPAVRGVDIDVDAGELVSFLGPNGAGKSTTIRMLTTLLLPTSGRALVAGHDVVTEPRAVRRGIGYVGQGNSAGEDQRVGEELVTQGRCYGMSASEARSRAGDLLDMLELSSVAKRNVTKLSGGQRRRLDIAMGLIHRPALLFLDEPSTGLDPHSRANLWEHIQRLRRDEGTTIVLTTHYLDEADAVSQRLLVVDHGTVIADGSPDELKERVDGDQISLTTGTPDAAQHAAKVAGGMPGTRRAEVDSHDETTVRLRVDRGDKALPELLRTLDTAGIEPGTIQVHRPTLDDVFLSLTGRSLRENAA
- a CDS encoding ABC transporter permease; translation: MRILHDTWLIFVRQMRPTLRNPVAVFVFGMLQPVLYLALFGPLLSGMPGALGSDSWQWFVPGLLAMLGLFGTAFAGFGLLPELRSGSHERLLTTPVSRVALLLGRVLRDITVLLVQAVIVIAAAVPFGFDPSFPGAVLGLLLLALLGVGLGIFSYLAAMVAREEYIFAGILQTVSLPLILLSGILLPMDLAPDWLYAVSRANPIVYVVEAERALFAGDLSAPSVAYGGMVAVAVTAVALVFGSRRMRRINT
- a CDS encoding MFS transporter: MESTPRRLVAGVVPGTLLNALNSSMIALALVPIERHYGTGLATATWLISGFYLAATVCLPLMGRLADRFGARRVFVAGLLLVCVTSAAAPLAPNIWFLVAARVLLAVGTSVAFPAAMAVFRATLAGGPPQAAMAAVATANSSSAAFGPVLGGLLVSTWGWQAIWLVNIPVTLLGIVLAFSLLPAVPARPPSSRSSLLAELDLPGIAAFVLALGSLVGFLLSLSQQPRWLFLPLTLLSGAAFLLRERRATTPFIDLAAIGGNRRLVGVFAQNTGVSVVFYMGFIGLPQWLQGARGKDAGLAGMIVLPLAGISVLVMPLVTRLLQTRGERVVLTSGSLLLLAGSTTLLLTDTSTPVWAVVTLAALLGLPNAFNNLGLQSLMYRAAPADHIGTASGLFQTFRFLGSITASAAIGVAFGTGVTDGGLHTMAVIMTVLSVGVAAANLLRRG
- a CDS encoding Lrp/AsnC family transcriptional regulator, encoding MLDSVDWQILAELQADARLSFNELSRRVNLSAPAVTERVRRMHDSGVLTGYHAHVDPAAAGLPVTALVRMECFGPRCLLRDAETMSRPEILQLHRVTGDACCVLFVAVRSMPHFEDVIDRLSEHGRPSSTMVLSSPVWWREVSRPE
- a CDS encoding tryptophan 2,3-dioxygenase, with protein sequence MVATSQEPWRSPTDTGQSGRGDGDPSLAAGQAVGYMRYGGIDTLLTLQRPLSSEPEEYSFLVTTQVMELLFALVRQRWERARDELEADSVTRACAELRRAHHAQDVLVQSWQLLETLTPTEFARFREELGAASGFHSPNYRHLEFLLGNKSAAMVRPYDGMPEISAPLEQALIQPGLYDAALRLLRRAGLPVPAERAERDWSQPYTPHTEVERAWAEVYADDRPENELFTLAETLVDTAERVTRWRHRHLMAVKRSLGAKPGTGGSAGLEWLARNAQQDVFPELWSLRGNI
- the kynU gene encoding kynureninase; protein product: MTRNTPTREECARLDARDPLARFRSEFVLPEGTIYLDGNSLGALPAATPERVAALVEQEWGQHLVRSWNDAGWWEKPRDLGAKVAPLIGAAAHEVVVGDGTSANLFKVLVAALRLNPRRRVVVGESGNFPTDLYITQGVTELMGVSERRYDPRRQSLREALAPGDAAVVLLSHVDYHTGELRDMAEITRMAHESGALVVWDLCHSVGALPVHLSECGVDFAVGCTYKYLNGGPGAPAFTYAAERHHDTARQPLSGWHGHARPFDFAGEYQPAEGATRFLSGSQPLVADAALEASLDMWLRADLGEVRAKSLAMTELFIELTAAAGFGVVTPLPAARRGSQVSLSHPDGYPVMQALIERGVIGDFRAPDVLRFGFTPLYVGYVDVFDAAACLRDVVETGVWRAPRFSRRSQVT